The Gossypium hirsutum isolate 1008001.06 chromosome D07, Gossypium_hirsutum_v2.1, whole genome shotgun sequence genome includes the window AAGGAGAAGAAATTATGATGCGCTGAGAAGGTGGAATTAGATATTAAGAAGGATGATGTAGAAAAGAAGTATCAAGAAGTTACTTTTTGAATTCAACATCTTGAAAATATGCTTAAGGAGAAAGAGGATattgaacttaaatttaaaagaatagtTAGCCATTCAAGGTGAGGAGTGCAACTATTAGGGTGAGAAGTTGTTTGCGAAAAGTCAAAAGTTGCTCAAATGTCAAGATTCTTTGGAGAGGGCACAGAAAACTATCTCGAGCTACTTTGACTATTGAGAAACTTTTAGAGATAGCATTTTGGTCGTTGTTTAAGTGTTAAACAAGCCTTTAAACTTGGAAGGAGTGAAATTTGCTGCTTGTCGAGGGGGCTATGAAGTGCCGGTTGAGTATTAACGCTACAAACCCTTCAGAAGAGGAGTTCACCATATTTTGTGAAGCTATGCAGGACAGGCTTTATCTCGTTGCTAGCATTCTTCAAACTAAAGCATCCTTCACTAAAGGAGAAGAGTTGCAGTATGAGGATAAGGTGCAGAGTGGGATTTGTGATGGGGTAGAGACTCACACTACTTGTAAAGTAAATGATCCCCTTAATGCCATGGATGAGAGTGATACTGCTAATAAGCaatcatgattttttttgttttcttttaaactTTTGTATGAACTATGTTATTTGTTTAAAAGTTTGTTCTAAAAGATTGTTCGTTATTTGTAATTATCTCTGTCTTTTAACCTTTATTGTGCAAAGTCATATTAATTTTGTTATCATATTTTATGTGCATTTCTCTTTTGGGGTTTCTACTTACACCACCTACTATTAAACTTAGCGAGCAATTTACCTTTCGAGGTGTCTGTTTTATAACTTGTGAGTTTTGCTAAACGCCTTAAGTGGCTAGTAGTTCATCTGCTATTAAACATAGTGAGTAGTTTATCTCTCGGAGTGTCTGCTTTATAACTTGTGAATTTTGCTAAACGTCTTAAAAGGCTAGCAGTTCATCTGCTAGCAAACTTAGTGAGTAGTTTACCTCTTGAGATGTTTGATTTATAAGTTATGAATTTTTCTATAAGTTATGAATTTTTCTAAGTGCTTTAAGAGGCTAGCAATTTATCTACTATTAAACTTAGCGACCAGTTTACCTCTTGGGGTGTTTGCTTTATAACTTGTGAATTTTTCTAAATGCCTTAAAAGTTTAGCAATTCATTTGCTATTAAACTTAGTCACATGATAGTTCTCCACTTTCATTACAAAATGCAGTTTGAAATCACGCTATACATAATCATTTTGAGATGCCTAGCATTCTATATTCTTGGGACAATTTTACCTTTCGAGTATGCTAGTTTGTAAGCTTCAAATTGCAGTTTCTTAACCACTTTATACATACCCTCCCAATTGGGGGTCATTTTACCTCTTTGTGCCTAGGGGATGGTTGCTTCTGCATTTTGCATTACCAAATCTCCAACTTAGAATTGTTTGTTCCTTAGTTTCATATTATAGTAGCTTGCTACTTATCAGTTCTTTGCGACTAATCTAATTTCTTCTTGTTCTCGTGTATCCTCAATGAGGTCAAGATTAGCTCGAAGTTCTTCTTCGTTGGACACTGGGCCAATGTGCGAAGTTCTAAAGTCAAAggatttttattatcaaaatttgcCAACTTAAACATGACAAATTTTCTGAGCAGACAGTAGCATAACTAGTTAGCATGGTCCATGTACTACTCAAAAATagtctaaaaaaacaaaaaaagtatatttatattttaattttttgtattaatCTTCTCCTTCAATATATcattattttcatcatcttctatcttgatcttcttattctttttcttcaatctaTCATCCTCGTCATCATTTTCGATCAGCATTGAACTTTTAATGTAATTAATTACTTTGTTGTAAATTAagtaaacaattataaaattataataacaaataataatttattttttaaattaaatatttatgtaaaattataattatagttataatagtaattagaaaaataacataaaataaacttaaaattaataagaaCACACAATTATAAAGTGAAACTTTCACACCAAACAATAGAATGACACAGGAAAGTAAATAAGGttgagtttaaaataaatttagtataacatgtaaaataaaataaataaatgtctaATGAAAAATATCAAACATTTACCTCATCATCTATTAAAACAATCTTTCATCTCTCTTTGGTGATATTGTCATCTCAATATGAATTGAAATTTCCTTTTTGAGAAAATCAATACTTTAATACTCATTTGAATACTTTAATACTCCATTATATTTTAGACGCTACAAATTTACCAACGGtaataatctctttttttttgtgataTTATTTAGAGGCTATTTGTTTAAAAATGCTTAAATGTTGAATGCTATTTATAATggtaaatcttaattttaattgatttataattgtaacactaattaaataataattaatttaaaataatatatattattaataattaattagcaTACTCTATTATGTTATTCAAACCAATAAAAGTACTATgcaaaaaaaatgatataattttatctatcattaataattaattaataatatttattcttaatagttaaATTCGATTCAAAAATttctatctatatatattataaacatgGATATTGATATAgaaataagtaattaaaaaaataaagaaggtaAAAGTACTATAGAGGCCATTGTATTAGGAGCATACTGCATTTTGCCCTTTTACCAAAAAagggcaaattagtccttatacattagattaagagcaaactagtcatttttgttaaaaatttcttcCATTTCTATTGTTAGAAATTGATGCGGTTGACGGAATAACCAAATAGTTACACGTGGTGTACCACGTATACCTCATTTTAACGTATAGAGAttgatttttaataatagaaatggatgaaatttttaacaaaaagatccATTTAtgctttgatctaacgtacaagaactaatttgtccattttttgagtaaggcgacaaaatgcaatttgacttctAGTATAAGGACCTCCATAGTATTTTTATCGATAAATAAGTAACATCTacattttgcaaaagttgtggatttagtccttatacttaatTTGATCAATTGTAGCCCTTGGACTTTTaaaattggtcaattttaatcACTATacttaatttggtcaattttggCCCTTGGACTTTTAAAATTGGTCAATTTTtgtccttatacttttcaaattttaaaattttagcccTGATCAAAACAATTGCAGTTAAATTCGTTTGGTTAGATTCAATTACTAGTACTATTTGTATAGTTGTAGATTTTTTGTTCATATTGTGAAATTAGATcattctaagtccctatacttttcaaaatttgaaatttcaatattaacGCAAATGATAGTTGTTAATCCATTAATTGGATATTTAGgggtaatatgtgaaaataataagttgacatgacattatacatataataatatatttggcgcatcagattttgaaaatagtagaagttaataaatttaacaattattgtttggtgatgactgaaattttaaaatttgaaaagtaaaaggactaaaatgatcaaattgaagtaAAGGgtttaaattcataacttttgCAAAGTAAAGGGAgtaataacaaaaaattaaccttttatttcttaaaataaagaaaaaaaaacaaatatttgacttttttttttcaaagcatTACTAGTTTCCGTTACAGCgtaatctcaaaatttctttttcttttcttttctcatcaTAGTCCCCACGTCTTCCCCTATTGTTGTTTCTTACTTCTTACCTTCATTTAAGGAATTGAAGATTTTTAATAGTTCTTTGATGATAGAGCttctgtttgtttccttttgaACAATTTCGTGTGTTTTAGAGAGGGTATTGACGGggaattatgattattttaagtcGAAATTTTGAGTAAATTGTAACTGAATTTGAAATCCGGAAACGAGGACCTCTCATTGGTTTTACTGAAAGAGAGAGGAGGATCGAACTGAAACGCTATCTAATTGGTAGTCCTTGAAAGAAAAGGGCTTTGGATCCAATCAGGGAAGTAACAGCGCCATTTGATGGCGCTGTTTAGACGGTTCTTTTACCGAAAGCCGCCGGATCGGCTTCTGGAGATATCCGAACGTGTCTACGGTAATCTTTTTCTTCATTACTACTTAATGTGTGGTTCAGTTTAGCTTCAAAGTGTCGAAATTATCTTCGTTTTACCTTACCAAGGGAAATGCCAATGGGGACAAGTTCTTTGAATTCTCTGATTCTGTTAGGGAATATTTCTTATTCAAAATTCTTagcttgatattttattttatattcatttaatttCGTTTTTCTTCAGGGTTTTGGTGCGGTTAAGAAACTCTTAAGGATTTTTAGCATGTTGGTTTCCTTGATTGTTAGGAGATAAGCTGAAATAGGACGGCGTAGTTATTTTAAAGTAGAATTACTGGACTGATTCACTTTTGAACTTTGTAACAAAATCACTTGAAGCTTAGAAACTGGTACGTCATCACTTGGAGCATTGAAGGTTTTCGTACCATTTTCTACATAgacatttttttgttttgaaggaTATTTGCTTCTCTTTCTTAATAAAGTTAATAAATTCCCTTTTTGTGGGCATTCATAATGAACTCAACAATTAGAAACTTACCATATTATATTTTGGTTTTAGGAGGCATATGATCACCAagtattgtttattttattcagTTTTCTTGTTGATTGTTTTGCAGTATTTGACTGTTGTTTCTCCGTGGATGTACTGGAAGAAGATGAGTACAAAGTGTATATGGGTCGCATTGTGGCGCAGCTACAAGACTACTTTCCTGATGCTTCTTTTATGGTGTTTAATTTCAGAGAAGGGGAGAGGAGGAGCCTAATTTCAGACATTTTATCTCAGTATGACATGACTGTTATGGATTACCCACGGCAGCATGGAGGATGTCAGTTGCTGCCACTTGAAATGATTCATCATTTCCTTCGATCAAGTGAAAGCTGGTTGTCATTGGAAGGGCAGCAGAATGTGCTTTTGATGCACTGTGAAAGAGGAGGATGGCCTGTACTCGCATTCATGCTTGCTGGTCTTCTGTTATATCAAAAGCAGTACAATGGTGAGAAGAAGACTCTTGAAATGGTCTACAGGCAAGCTCCTAGGGAACTTCTCCAGCTTCTGTCACCTTTGAACCCTCAACCTTCCCAGTTAAGATATCTTCAGtatatttctagaagaaatttggGTTCTGATTGGCCTCCATCAGATACACCTCTGTTTTTGGATTGTTTAATTCTTAGAGTTCTTCCACCCTTTGGAGGGGAAGAAGGGTGCAGGCCAGTTGTACGTGTTTATGGACAGGACCCCAAAACACCAGCCACTAGAAGTTCTAAACTTCTGTtttcaacttcaaagaaaaaaaaccaaGTTCGTCACTTCCTAAAGGTGATGCCTAAAGCCTAAGTCACAAAATTGAAACTGAAAAGATAAATTGACCAAAATTTGGTATGTTCTAATACGGTTTATCTGCAGGAAGAGTGTATATTGGTAAAAATGGATATTCATTGCCATGTTCAAGGAGATGTTGTGCTTGAGTGCATCCATTTAAATGAAGATTTGGTACGTGAAGCGTTGATATTCAGAGTTATGTTTCACACAGCATTTGTCCAAGCAAATATTTTGATGCTCAACCGTGATGAGATTGATGTGTTGTGGGATGGAAAGGATCAATTTCCAAAGGACTTTAGAGCGGAGGTAGGTTAAAATCATTATTATGTGgatgttttttcttttctgagTTGTAGGAGTTGAATGCATACTTTTATCTGTATCAGGTACTTTTTACTGACCCTGATGCTGTTGTCCCTGATCTCCTTGAAGTCATGGAAAGTGAAGATGGGAATGAGATAGAAAGTGCTGCACCGGAGGAATTTTTTGAGGTGGAAGAGATCTTCAGCAATGCAGTCAATGCGCTCGAAGGAAAGGTGGATGACAACAGTCTCATAGTTCTTGACAACAAGGTAAAGCAAAAAGAAGTCTGGAGGGAGAATGTGGATCCTTCTAAATTTCAAGATTGTGCGTCAAATGATGGGAATTACAAGCAGGATGTTAAGGTTGATTTTAGTATGGATGCAGTTAAGGACATTGCTGTTGATGATGCGAATTATAACTTAGATAAGAGGATGGTTTCTGACATTAATGCAGTGAAAGACATTGCTGTTGATGATGGAGACATCAAAGTTGAACCAGTGGCATTTACTGTTGATGTGCTGAGGGTCAGAGAAGCCACTGAAGTCACAGAAGGTGTGCTTGGCAAATTGGAAGAAATGGAGGATAAGGGCAATAGAAAAGACTGTGTCCAGCTAAAGAATTCAGAATCTAAGATGTTGCACCAAAGGTTGAAAAGTGATGTTTCCAAACCTAAACCTGAGAGAACACTGCCTGCTTCAAAGAAACATGCTGGGATGGGCCCAAAACCAGCTTTAGATTCTCTTTTGGTGAAATCAAAGAGCAAACAACAAGAAGCTCAGGGTCCTCCTGTAAGACAAGCAAAACCAAATGTCATATCTCGGTGGATCCCTCCTAATAAAGgctcttataccaattcaatgCATGTATCATATCCACCATCACGATATAATAGTGCATCGGTTGCATTATTATCCAATAGTGTGGCTTTGAAGGATTCGTATTCAAGTGCCAATCAAAAGGGCTCTAATGGAGTTTCAATTTCAAAGGATGTTTCATCCAAGCCAAAAAGTGTGAAGGCTGACCATGTGGAGCTGTCTAACTCTCCAAAAGAAATTTCTAGCGTTCCAATAATTTTAACATCACCACCTCTTCCGCAACAATCGGCGCCCATTCCACCTAGCCCTCCACCTCCATTCTCACCATCATcagcaccaccaccaccacctcctctCCCCCCACCTCCACCTAGATTTTCTTTGTGGGTTTCATCATCATTACAAGAAAATGCAACTTCT containing:
- the LOC107953461 gene encoding formin-like protein 20 isoform X3, with the translated sequence MALFRRFFYRKPPDRLLEISERVYVFDCCFSVDVLEEDEYKVYMGRIVAQLQDYFPDASFMVFNFREGERRSLISDILSQYDMTVMDYPRQHGGCQLLPLEMIHHFLRSSESWLSLEGQQNVLLMHCERGGWPVLAFMLAGLLLYQKQYNGEKKTLEMVYRQAPRELLQLLSPLNPQPSQLRYLQYISRRNLGSDWPPSDTPLFLDCLILRVLPPFGGEEGCRPVVRVYGQDPKTPATRSSKLLFSTSKKKNQVRHFLKEECILVKMDIHCHVQGDVVLECIHLNEDLVREALIFRVMFHTAFVQANILMLNRDEIDVLWDGKDQFPKDFRAEVLFTDPDAVVPDLLEVMESEDGNEIESAAPEEFFEVEEIFSNAVNALEGKVDDNSLIVLDNKVKQKEVWRENVDPSKFQDCASNDGNYKQDVKVDFSMDAVKDIAVDDANYNLDKRMVSDINAVKDIAVDDGDIKVEPVAFTVDVLRVREATEVTEGVLGKLEEMEDKGNRKDCVQLKNSESKMLHQRLKSDVSKPKPERTLPASKKHAGMGPKPALDSLLVKSKSKQQEAQGPPVRQAKPNVISRWIPPNKGSYTNSMHVSYPPSRYNSASVALLSNSVALKDSYSSANQKGSNGVSISKDVSSKPKSVKADHVELSNSPKEISSVPIILTSPPLPQQSAPIPPSPPPPFSPSSAPPPPPPLPPPPPRFSLWVSSSLQENATSIVLNSLSPPPPPPPPPPPPPPYEALLPTRPPLPSASRPPPPPPPPLHKASPPPPPPPPPPPPGHGVSPPPPPQPLLRGTPSLPPPPLAPPPTSGIPLPPSPPLMNGAPPPKLGAIPPAPPPLRGVPSMPARHGAPPPPPPPVRGAPAPCPPPMQGASRPIGGAPPPPPPPGGRAPGPPPPPRAPGAPLAPSLGARVVDGRGRGRGLSSPAAATAPRRSSLKPLHWSKVTRAIQGSLWEELQRHEAQIVPEFDVAELETLFSAVVPKPAGSVNRSGVRRKSVGSKPDKVHLIDLRRANNTEIMLTKVKMPLSDMMAAVLAMDDVVLDVDQVENLIKFCPTKEEMELLKGYTGDKESLGKCEQYFLELMKVPRVESKLRVFSFKIQFGSQISEFKKSLSLVNSACDEVRNSLKLKEIMKKILYLGNTLNQGTARGSAVGFKLDSLLKLTDTRASNSKMTLMHYLCKVLAAKKPALLDFHQEFVSLEAATKIQLKSLAEEMQAITKGLEKVKQELAASENDGPVSEVFWGGRNADALALYFGEDPARCPFEQVTATLLNFVRLFRKAHEENMKQVDLEKKKAEKEKAKGINLTKKGAN
- the LOC107953461 gene encoding formin-like protein 20 isoform X5, with amino-acid sequence MALFRRFFYRKPPDRLLEISERVYVFDCCFSVDVLEEDEYKVYMGRIVAQLQDYFPDASFMVFNFREGERRSLISDILSQYDMTVMDYPRQHGGCQLLPLEMIHHFLRSSESWLSLEGQQNVLLMHCERGGWPVLAFMLAGLLLYQKQYNGEKKTLEMVYRQAPRELLQLLSPLNPQPSQLRYLQYISRRNLGSDWPPSDTPLFLDCLILRVLPPFGGEEGCRPVVRVYGQDPKTPATRSSKLLFSTSKKKNQVRHFLKEECILVKMDIHCHVQGDVVLECIHLNEDLVREALIFRVMFHTAFVQANILMLNRDEIDVLWDGKDQFPKDFRAEVLFTDPDAVVPDLLEVMESEDGNEIESAAPEEFFEVEEIFSNAVNALEGKVDDNSLIVLDNKVKQKEVWRENVDPSKFQDCASNDGNYKQDVKVDFSMDAVKDIAVDDANYNLDKRMVSDINAVKDIAVDDGDIKVEPVAFTVDVLRVREATEVTEGVLGKLEEMEDKGNRKDCVQLKNSESKMLHQRLKSDVSKPKPERTLPASKKHAGMGPKPALDSLLVKSKSKQQEAQGPPVRQAKPNVISRWIPPNKGSYTNSMHVSYPPSRYNSASVALLSNSVALKDSYSSANQKGSNGVSISKDVSSKPKSVKADHVELSNSPKEISSVPIILTSPPLPQQSAPIPPSPPPPFSPSSAPPPPPPLPPPPPRFSLWVSSSLQENATSIVLNSLSPPPPPPPPPPPPPPYEALLPTRPPLPSASRPPPPPPPPLHKASPPPPPPPPPPPPGHGVSPPPPPQPLLRGTPSLPPPPLAPPPTSGIPLPPSPPLMNGAPPPKLGAIPPAPPPLRGVPSMPARHGAPPPPPPPVRGAPAPCPPPMQGASRPIGGAPPPPPPPGGRAPGPPPPPRAPGAPLAPSLGARVVDGRGRGRGLSSPAAATAPRRSSLKPLHWSKVTRAIQGSLWEELQRHEAQIVPEFDVAELETLFSAVVPKPAGSVNRSGVRRKSVGSKPDKVHLIDLRRANNTEIMLTKVKMPLSDMMAAVLAMDDVVLDVDQVENLIKFCPTKEEMELLKGYTGDKESLGKCEQYFLELMKVPRVESKLRVFSFKIQFGSQVRNSLKLKEIMKKILYLGNTLNQGTARGSAVGFKLDSLLKLTDTRASNSKMTLMHYLCKIQLKSLAEEMQAITKGLEKVKQELAASENDGPVSEVFWGTLKGFLSVAEGEVTSVTNLYSVVGRNADALALYFGEDPARCPFEQVTATLLNFVRLFRKAHEENMKQVDLEKKKAEKEKAKGINLTKKGAN
- the LOC107953461 gene encoding formin-like protein 20 isoform X4, with the translated sequence MALFRRFFYRKPPDRLLEISERVYVFDCCFSVDVLEEDEYKVYMGRIVAQLQDYFPDASFMVFNFREGERRSLISDILSQYDMTVMDYPRQHGGCQLLPLEMIHHFLRSSESWLSLEGQQNVLLMHCERGGWPVLAFMLAGLLLYQKQYNGEKKTLEMVYRQAPRELLQLLSPLNPQPSQLRYLQYISRRNLGSDWPPSDTPLFLDCLILRVLPPFGGEEGCRPVVRVYGQDPKTPATRSSKLLFSTSKKKNQVRHFLKEECILVKMDIHCHVQGDVVLECIHLNEDLVREALIFRVMFHTAFVQANILMLNRDEIDVLWDGKDQFPKDFRAEVLFTDPDAVVPDLLEVMESEDGNEIESAAPEEFFEVEEIFSNAVNALEGKVDDNSLIVLDNKVKQKEVWRENVDPSKFQDCASNDGNYKQDVKVDFSMDAVKDIAVDDANYNLDKRMVSDINAVKDIAVDDGDIKVEPVAFTVDVLRVREATEVTEGVLGKLEEMEDKGNRKDCVQLKNSESKMLHQRLKSDVSKPKPERTLPASKKHAGMGPKPALDSLLVKSKSKQQEAQGPPVRQAKPNVISRWIPPNKGSYTNSMHVSYPPSRYNSASVALLSNSVALKDSYSSANQKGSNGVSISKDVSSKPKSVKADHVELSNSPKEISSVPIILTSPPLPQQSAPIPPSPPPPFSPSSAPPPPPPLPPPPPRFSLWVSSSLQENATSIVLNSLSPPPPPPPPPPPPPPYEALLPTRPPLPSASRPPPPPPPPLHKASPPPPPPPPPPPPGHGVSPPPPPQPLLRGTPSLPPPPLAPPPTSGIPLPPSPPLMNGAPPPKLGAIPPAPPPLRGVPSMPARHGAPPPPPPPVRGAPAPCPPPMQGASRPIGGAPPPPPPPGGRAPGPPPPPRAPGAPLAPSLGARVVDGRGRGRGLSSPAAATAPRRSSLKPLHWSKVTRAIQGSLWEELQRHEAQIVPEFDVAELETLFSAVVPKPAGSVNRSGVRRKSVGSKPDKVHLIDLRRANNTEIMLTKVKMPLSDMMAAVLAMDDVVLDVDQVENLIKFCPTKEEMELLKGYTGDKESLGKCEQYFLELMKVPRVESKLRVFSFKIQFGSQISEFKKSLSLVNSACDEVRNSLKLKEIMKKILYLGNTLNQGTARGSAVGFKLDSLLKLTDTRASNSKMTLMHYLCKIQLKSLAEEMQAITKGLEKVKQELAASENDGPVSEVFWGTLKGFLSVAEGEVTSVTNLYSVVGRNADALALYFGEDPARCPFEQVTATLLNFVRLFRKAHEENMKQVDLEKKKAEKEKAKGINLTKKGAN
- the LOC107953461 gene encoding formin-like protein 20 isoform X6, whose translation is MALFRRFFYRKPPDRLLEISERVYVFDCCFSVDVLEEDEYKVYMGRIVAQLQDYFPDASFMVFNFREGERRSLISDILSQYDMTVMDYPRQHGGCQLLPLEMIHHFLRSSESWLSLEGQQNVLLMHCERGGWPVLAFMLAGLLLYQKQYNGEKKTLEMVYRQAPRELLQLLSPLNPQPSQLRYLQYISRRNLGSDWPPSDTPLFLDCLILRVLPPFGGEEGCRPVVRVYGQDPKTPATRSSKLLFSTSKKKNQVRHFLKEECILVKMDIHCHVQGDVVLECIHLNEDLVREALIFRVMFHTAFVQANILMLNRDEIDVLWDGKDQFPKDFRAEVLFTDPDAVVPDLLEVMESEDGNEIESAAPEEFFEVEEIFSNAVNALEGKVDDNSLIVLDNKVKQKEVWRENVDPSKFQDCASNDGNYKQDVKVDFSMDAVKDIAVDDANYNLDKRMVSDINAVKDIAVDDGDIKVEPVAFTVDVLRVREATEVTEGVLGKLEEMEDKGNRKDCVQLKNSESKMLHQRLKSDVSKPKPERTLPASKKHAGMGPKPALDSLLVKSKSKQQEAQGPPVRQAKPNVISRWIPPNKGSYTNSMHVSYPPSRYNSASVALLSNSVALKDSYSSANQKGSNGVSISKDVSSKPKSVKADHVELSNSPKEISSVPIILTSPPLPQQSAPIPPSPPPPFSPSSAPPPPPPLPPPPPRFSLWVSSSLQENATSIVLNSLSPPPPPPPPPPPPPPYEALLPTRPPLPSASRPPPPPPPPLHKASPPPPPPPPPPPPGHGVSPPPPPQPLLRGTPSLPPPPLAPPPTSGIPLPPSPPLMNGAPPPKLGAIPPAPPPLRGVPSMPARHGAPPPPPPPVRGAPAPCPPPMQGASRPIGGAPPPPPPPGGRAPGPPPPPRAPGAPLAPSLGARVVDGRGRGRGLSSPAAATAPRRSSLKPLHWSKVTRAIQGSLWEELQRHEAQIVPEFDVAELETLFSAVVPKPAGSVNRSGVRRKSVGSKPDKVHLIDLRRANNTEIMLTKVKMPLSDMMAAVLAMDDVVLDVDQVENLIKFCPTKEEMELLKGYTGDKESLGKCEQYFLELMKVPRVESKLRVFSFKIQFGSQISEFKKSLSLVNSACDEVRNSLKLKEIMKKILYLGNTLNQGTARGSAVGFKLDSLLKLTDTRASNSKMTLMHYLCKVLAAKKPALLDFHQEFVSLEAATKIQLKSLAEEMQAITKGLEKVKQELAASENDGPVSEVFWGTLKGFLSVAEGEVTSVTNLYSVVKCRCTCTLFW
- the LOC107953461 gene encoding formin-like protein 20 isoform X1 codes for the protein MALFRRFFYRKPPDRLLEISERVYVFDCCFSVDVLEEDEYKVYMGRIVAQLQDYFPDASFMVFNFREGERRSLISDILSQYDMTVMDYPRQHGGCQLLPLEMIHHFLRSSESWLSLEGQQNVLLMHCERGGWPVLAFMLAGLLLYQKQYNGEKKTLEMVYRQAPRELLQLLSPLNPQPSQLRYLQYISRRNLGSDWPPSDTPLFLDCLILRVLPPFGGEEGCRPVVRVYGQDPKTPATRSSKLLFSTSKKKNQVRHFLKEECILVKMDIHCHVQGDVVLECIHLNEDLVREALIFRVMFHTAFVQANILMLNRDEIDVLWDGKDQFPKDFRAEVLFTDPDAVVPDLLEVMESEDGNEIESAAPEEFFEVEEIFSNAVNALEGKVDDNSLIVLDNKVKQKEVWRENVDPSKFQDCASNDGNYKQDVKVDFSMDAVKDIAVDDANYNLDKRMVSDINAVKDIAVDDGDIKVEPVAFTVDVLRVREATEVTEGVLGKLEEMEDKGNRKDCVQLKNSESKMLHQRLKSDVSKPKPERTLPASKKHAGMGPKPALDSLLVKSKSKQQEAQGPPVRQAKPNVISRWIPPNKGSYTNSMHVSYPPSRYNSASVALLSNSVALKDSYSSANQKGSNGVSISKDVSSKPKSVKADHVELSNSPKEISSVPIILTSPPLPQQSAPIPPSPPPPFSPSSAPPPPPPLPPPPPRFSLWVSSSLQENATSIVLNSLSPPPPPPPPPPPPPPYEALLPTRPPLPSASRPPPPPPPPLHKASPPPPPPPPPPPPGHGVSPPPPPQPLLRGTPSLPPPPLAPPPTSGIPLPPSPPLMNGAPPPKLGAIPPAPPPLRGVPSMPARHGAPPPPPPPVRGAPAPCPPPMQGASRPIGGAPPPPPPPGGRAPGPPPPPRAPGAPLAPSLGARVVDGRGRGRGLSSPAAATAPRRSSLKPLHWSKVTRAIQGSLWEELQRHEAQIVPEFDVAELETLFSAVVPKPAGSVNRSGVRRKSVGSKPDKVHLIDLRRANNTEIMLTKVKMPLSDMMAAVLAMDDVVLDVDQVENLIKFCPTKEEMELLKGYTGDKESLGKCEQYFLELMKVPRVESKLRVFSFKIQFGSQISEFKKSLSLVNSACDEVRNSLKLKEIMKKILYLGNTLNQGTARGSAVGFKLDSLLKLTDTRASNSKMTLMHYLCKVLAAKKPALLDFHQEFVSLEAATKIQLKSLAEEMQAITKGLEKVKQELAASENDGPVSEVFWGTLKGFLSVAEGEVTSVTNLYSVVGRNADALALYFGEDPARCPFEQVTATLLNFVRLFRKAHEENMKQVDLEKKKAEKEKAKGINLTKKGAN
- the LOC107953461 gene encoding formin-like protein 20 isoform X2; this encodes MALFRRFFYRKPPDRLLEISERVYVFDCCFSVDVLEEDEYKVYMGRIVAQLQDYFPDASFMVFNFREGERRSLISDILSQYDMTVMDYPRQHGGCQLLPLEMIHHFLRSSESWLSLEGQQNVLLMHCERGGWPVLAFMLAGLLLYQKQYNGEKKTLEMVYRQAPRELLQLLSPLNPQPSQLRYLQYISRRNLGSDWPPSDTPLFLDCLILRVLPPFGGEEGCRPVVRVYGQDPKTPATRSSKLLFSTSKKKNQVRHFLKEECILVKMDIHCHVQGDVVLECIHLNEDLVREALIFRVMFHTAFVQANILMLNRDEIDVLWDGKDQFPKDFRAEVLFTDPDAVVPDLLEVMESEDGNEIESAAPEEFFEVEEIFSNAVNALEGKVDDNSLIVLDNKVKQKEVWRENVDPSKFQDCASNDGNYKQDVKVDFSMDAVKDIAVDDANYNLDKRMVSDINAVKDIAVDDGDIKVEPVAFTVDVLRVREATEVTEGVLGKLEEMEDKGNRKDCVQLKNSESKMLHQRLKSDVSKPKPERTLPASKKHAGMGPKPALDSLLVKSKSKQQEAQGPPVRQAKPNVISRWIPPNKGSYTNSMHVSYPPSRYNSASVALLSNSVALKDSYSSANQKGSNGVSISKDVSSKPKSVKADHVELSNSPKEISSVPIILTSPPLPQQSAPIPPSPPPPFSPSSAPPPPPPLPPPPPRFSLWVSSSLQENATSIVLNSLSPPPPPPPPPPPPPPYEALLPTRPPLPSASRPPPPPPPPLHKASPPPPPPPPPPPPGHGVSPPPPPQPLLRGTPSLPPPPLAPPPTSGIPLPPSPPLMNGAPPPKLGAIPPAPPPLRGVPSMPARHGAPPPPPPPVRGAPAPCPPPMQGASRPIGGAPPPPPPPGGRAPGPPPPPRAPGAPLAPSLGARVVDGRGRGRGLSSPAAATAPRRSSLKPLHWSKVTRAIQGSLWEELQRHEAQIVPEFDVAELETLFSAVVPKPAGSVNRSGVRRKSVGSKPDKVHLIDLRRANNTEIMLTKVKMPLSDMMAAVLAMDDVVLDVDQVENLIKFCPTKEEMELLKGYTGDKESLGKCEQYFLELMKVPRVESKLRVFSFKIQFGSQVRNSLKLKEIMKKILYLGNTLNQGTARGSAVGFKLDSLLKLTDTRASNSKMTLMHYLCKVLAAKKPALLDFHQEFVSLEAATKIQLKSLAEEMQAITKGLEKVKQELAASENDGPVSEVFWGTLKGFLSVAEGEVTSVTNLYSVVGRNADALALYFGEDPARCPFEQVTATLLNFVRLFRKAHEENMKQVDLEKKKAEKEKAKGINLTKKGAN